The following coding sequences are from one Lolium rigidum isolate FL_2022 chromosome 6, APGP_CSIRO_Lrig_0.1, whole genome shotgun sequence window:
- the LOC124667352 gene encoding probable cyclic nucleotide-gated ion channel 20, chloroplastic — protein MTSCRRKLGGNKPHDVEKWMSHRRLPEELRRRVRHAERFTWAATQGVNEEELLSNLPEDIQRDIRRHFFRFLNKVRLFTLMDWPILDAICDKLRQNLYISGSDILYQGGPVDKMVFIVRGKLESISADGSRDPLHDGDVCGEELLTWYLEHSSANKDGGKSRFNGMRLVAIRTVTCLTNVEAFVLRASDLEQVTSQFARFLRNPRVQGAIRYESPYWRTIAAARIQVAWRYLKRRLKRAERSRPSEEPDRKPTWSHYAFQH, from the exons ATGACATCATGCCGGAGGAAGTTAGGGGGAAACAAGCCGCATGATGTTGAGAAGTGGATGAGCCATAGACGACTGCCTGAAGAATTGAGAAG GAGGGTTAGACATGCAGAAAGGTTCACCTGGGCAGCTACTCAAGGAGTAAACGAAGAGGAGCTTCTAAGTAATTTGCCAGAAGATATCCAAAGGGACATACGGCGACACTTCTTTAGATTCCTTAATAAG GTTCGATTGTTCACCTTAATGGATTGGCCAATCTTGGATGCTATCTGTGACAAATTAAGACAAAACTTATATATCAGTGGGAGTGACATTCTTTATCAAGGTGGCCCTGTTGACAAAATGGTTTTCATAGTGAGAGGTAAACTAGAAAGCATCAGCGCAGATGGTAGCAGGGATCCATTACATGATGGAGATGTATGTGGAGAGGAGCTCCTCACATGGTACTTGGAACACTCTTCGGCAAACAAAG ATGGCGGGAAAAGCAGATTTAATGGTATGCGTTTGGTTGCTATTCGTACTGTGACATGTTTAACAAATGTTGAAGCTTTTGTACTTAGAGCAAGTGACCTCGAACAAGTCACTTCCCAGTTTGCACGGTTCTTGCGCAATCCACGAGTGCAGGGAGCGATCAG GTATGAATCTCCCTACTGGAGAACAATTGCTGCAGCGCGCATCCAAGTTGCATGGAGGTACCTTAAGAGGCGACTAAAGCGAGCAGAAAGATCAAGGCCGAGCGAAGAACCTGATCGTAAACCTACATGGTCTCATTATGCTTTTCAGCATTGA